A portion of the Gossypium arboreum isolate Shixiya-1 chromosome 8, ASM2569848v2, whole genome shotgun sequence genome contains these proteins:
- the LOC108469397 gene encoding putative gamma-glutamylcyclotransferase At3g02910 codes for MAEASRTLLFSYGTLKQGHQNHFLMQDLIRKKDANFLGPYVTHQCHPLVIGPHGIPYLINLLGCGHRVKGELYSVSAQGLVRVDELESTSIGHYERLPIQVCEEGKDSVLVEAQGYFAHRSFGEKLWERKGKVGLAEFGDKEGKEYVRKEDRAPGSGSILHDIASFITPDD; via the coding sequence ATGGCTGAAGCCAGTAGGACGCTGCTCTTCTCCTATGGAACTTTGAAACAAGGCCATCAAAATCATTTCCTAATGCAAGACCTTATCCGCAAAAAAGACGCTAATTTTTTAGGACCCTATGTGACCCATCAATGCCACCCACTTGTTATAGGCCCACACGGCATCCCCTACCTCATCAACCTCCTTGGATGCGGTCATCGAGTGAAGGGCGAGTTGTACTCTGTGTCCGCTCAGGGACTAGTACGAGTGGATGAACTGGAAAGCACCAGTATCGGACACTACGAGCGATTACCCATTCAAGTGTGCGAAGAAGGGAAAGATAGCGTCTTGGTGGAGGCGCAAGGTTATTTCGCTCATCGGAGTTTCGGGGAAAAGTTGTGGGAGAGGAAAGGAAAGGTGGGTTTGGCGGAGTTTGGGGATAAAGAGGGAAAAGAGTATGTTAGGAAAGAGGATAGGGCCCCAGGAAGTGGCAGTATTCTTCATGATATTGCATCATTTATCACCCCTGATGATTAA
- the LOC108468909 gene encoding uncharacterized protein LOC108468909, protein MAFYVDEEEVWKCPSHPSKRRRTGICPVCLRDKLASLCPDCAHARPCSCITTSSSSSSSSSFSRFSTAAAGGNTGVGSVGRVSNLIESEPAFRRSRSLAIPFLRSKPEDSSERNGLAGRKSKTPSFWSIFRASNKSKRYESEDDQSQGEKERRAAADEERRRRMMRKSRSVAVTSHSGKSSPSTKGKSWYFPSPMKVLRQTRVSKLVFQERSPLYRG, encoded by the coding sequence atggcgTTTTACGTCGACGAAGAGGAGGTCTGGAAATGTCCGAGTCATCCTTCTAAGCGTCGCCGTACTGGTATCTGTCCGGTTTGTCTCCGAGACAAACTTGCTTCTCTTTGCCCCGACTGCGCCCACGCACGTCCTTGCTCATGTATCACaacctcttcttcttcttcctcctcttcCTCCTTCTCCCGCTTCTCAACTGCGGCGGCTGGTGGCAACACAGGTGTCGGTTCTGTTGGTCGAGTTTCCAATCTTATCGAAAGCGAACCTGCGTTTCGACGATCCAGATCCCTGGCGATTCCATTCCTCCGATCCAAACCTGAGGATTCAAGCGAAAGGAATGGTTTGGCGGGTAGGAAGAGCAAGACGCCGTCCTTTTGGTCGATATTTAGAGCTAGTAATAAGAGCAAGCGGTACGAGAGTGAAGATGATCAGAGCCAAGGGGAGAAAGAGAGAAGAGCAGCGGCGGACGAAGAACGGAGGAGGAGGATGATGAGGAAGTCAAGGTCTGTGGCTGTGACGTCACATTCGGGTAAATCATCTCCGTCGACGAAAGGGAAGAGCTGGTATTTTCCTAGTCCGATGAAAGTTCTCAGGCAAACTAGGGTTTCGAAATTGGTTTTCCAAGAACGCTCTCCTTTGTATAGAGGTTGA